The Lycium barbarum isolate Lr01 chromosome 10, ASM1917538v2, whole genome shotgun sequence genome includes a region encoding these proteins:
- the LOC132614677 gene encoding uncharacterized protein LOC132614677 isoform X2 gives MVELNGDGQGSDNGSNLLVRFLGKLSQKSIICPISVERWDGMPDAKNRLQWQLIEENFEFDYVVGIKWVMHTLRDRWRAYKYTLRNKTFYPNKSKEEILANPPEYVDSIEWAAFVHHYQEEKMKKQSEQNTRNRSKLKVPHADGSKSNARRGRQMEKKHGRPVCRSEVILSTLMKKNGNYVNEEGKIIADKISEHLSQDQEHAATLGVPLKILAHPNDAIGKVYGAEHSGRVRGLGGNICPSTAFGMPKHSLVMRILVVLVICLIYVLKT, from the exons atggtggAACTCAACGGGGATGGACAAGGAAGTGATAATGGTTCAAACTTGCTTGTTAgatttcttggcaaactttctcaaAAGTCAATAATTTGTCCAATATCAGTTGAGAGATGGGATGGAATGCCAGACGCGAAAAATCGCCTACAGTGGCAGCTTATTGAG GagaattttgagtttgattaTGTTGTTGGAATTAAATGGGTGATGCATACTTTACGCGATAGATGGAGGGCCTATAAATATACATTAAGAAATAAAACCTTCTACCCTAACAAAAGTAAGGAAGAGATACTTGCTAATCCTCCGGAATACGTGGATTCTATTGAGTGGGCTGCTTTTGTGCATCACTAtcaagaagagaagatgaag AAACAAAGTGAACAAAATACAAGAAATCGAAGTAAACTTAAAGTCCCGCATGCCGATGGTAGCAAAAGCAATGCAAGGAGAGGTCGTCAAATG GAGAAAAAACATGGAAGGCCTGTGTGCCGAAGTGAGGTTATTTTGTCAACTTTAATGAAAAAGAATGGCAACTATGTGAATGAAGAAGGGAAGATTATAGCT GATAAAATATCGGAGCATCTATCTCAAGATCAAGAACATGCTGCCACTTTAGGTGTTCCGTTGAAGATATTGGCTCATCCTAATGATGCTATTGGAAAAGTATATGGAGCTGAACATTCTGGTCGTGTGCGTGGTTTGGGTGGTAATATTTGCCCCTCGACTGCTTTTGGAATGCCTAAACATTCATTAGTCATGCGAATCTTGGTGGTTCTAGTAATATGTCTCATCTACGTGTTGAAGACCTAG
- the LOC132614677 gene encoding uncharacterized protein LOC132614677 isoform X1 produces the protein MKLTHSRKRKRSPYLSISEIFRLEKLQLKRCKQIEFGTWKKIKKIMVELNGDGQGSDNGSNLLVRFLGKLSQKSIICPISVERWDGMPDAKNRLQWQLIEENFEFDYVVGIKWVMHTLRDRWRAYKYTLRNKTFYPNKSKEEILANPPEYVDSIEWAAFVHHYQEEKMKKQSEQNTRNRSKLKVPHADGSKSNARRGRQMEKKHGRPVCRSEVILSTLMKKNGNYVNEEGKIIADKISEHLSQDQEHAATLGVPLKILAHPNDAIGKVYGAEHSGRVRGLGGNICPSTAFGMPKHSLVMRILVVLVICLIYVLKT, from the exons ATGAAGCTAACTCACagcagaaagagaaagaggagcccTTACTTGTCAATATCAGAG ATATTTCGACTGGAGAAATTACAACTCAAAAGATGCAAGCAGATCGAGTTTGGAacttggaaaaaaataaaaaaaattatggtggAACTCAACGGGGATGGACAAGGAAGTGATAATGGTTCAAACTTGCTTGTTAgatttcttggcaaactttctcaaAAGTCAATAATTTGTCCAATATCAGTTGAGAGATGGGATGGAATGCCAGACGCGAAAAATCGCCTACAGTGGCAGCTTATTGAG GagaattttgagtttgattaTGTTGTTGGAATTAAATGGGTGATGCATACTTTACGCGATAGATGGAGGGCCTATAAATATACATTAAGAAATAAAACCTTCTACCCTAACAAAAGTAAGGAAGAGATACTTGCTAATCCTCCGGAATACGTGGATTCTATTGAGTGGGCTGCTTTTGTGCATCACTAtcaagaagagaagatgaag AAACAAAGTGAACAAAATACAAGAAATCGAAGTAAACTTAAAGTCCCGCATGCCGATGGTAGCAAAAGCAATGCAAGGAGAGGTCGTCAAATG GAGAAAAAACATGGAAGGCCTGTGTGCCGAAGTGAGGTTATTTTGTCAACTTTAATGAAAAAGAATGGCAACTATGTGAATGAAGAAGGGAAGATTATAGCT GATAAAATATCGGAGCATCTATCTCAAGATCAAGAACATGCTGCCACTTTAGGTGTTCCGTTGAAGATATTGGCTCATCCTAATGATGCTATTGGAAAAGTATATGGAGCTGAACATTCTGGTCGTGTGCGTGGTTTGGGTGGTAATATTTGCCCCTCGACTGCTTTTGGAATGCCTAAACATTCATTAGTCATGCGAATCTTGGTGGTTCTAGTAATATGTCTCATCTACGTGTTGAAGACCTAG